aaaattaattgacttttttatccttgtcatctttacaaaatctcaacattttaaaattattcagtATTCACTacataaacaattaaatatgaaaattcaatAACCGAAAACTCCAGAAATAATCAAATGCAAAATTCTAacaaaattttttatgttcaaaaatattagagcacttctaaaatataatgtgtagaatatgaaaatatgtataaaacaatttattgatagttaattttcctaaaaaaacttgttgatagtttatatatatatatatgagttaggatccgttgacaccaactagtttgacaccaaatgttacacctctcaataacgttttaaccgatataaattttataaaatccaccgttggattgaaagtttacatcatatagatcatttgtgtaaaatttcagacaaatccaaaatcatttgatatgctattgagacacataaagattaacggcatttaaaaaaatacaaaaaccgttaattttgatgtatctcaataacatatcaaatgattttggatttatttgaaattttacacaaatgatctatatgatgtaaactttcaatccaacggtggattttataaaatttatatcggttaaaacgttattgagaggtgtaacatttggtgtcaaactagttggtgtcaacggatcctgactctctatatatatatatatatatatatatatatatatatatatatatatatatatatatatatatatatatatatatgtatatgtatatgtacagtgcaatgaattaaaaagtgttcattttattatatataaaaaaaaattattcatccaaaaatgttgtaggataggtaaaaaataaaaacaagtatcttgtaaaaaaaagtacattaaaaaaaaaatagtacaggtaaaaaataaacacaGGATGTTAGCAACGTAAAAAAAATGGCAACAAGCAAATAACTTAGTatgatttaatataaattttaaaaggaaagttttggtattttcaaataaatatgaggataattatatcaatgtaattaaaattataataattcatctctcctcacctcccctcccctccaaatccccccaatttggggggaaacaaaaattggtcattggagggattttgctcacctcccctcctctcccctcataaaatttgaaccaaacacaaaacatttaaaatattccctcacctccccttccctccaaaaaccccgaaccaaacataccctaaggGAACTAATTTCTTTTGAAGCTTAGCAAGACCCGTGATTATGTCCCGGTTACATGTTGTCAAATTGAATGACTTATGCACGTAGAATTAATTTGCCTCAAATTTGTAATACTATAAAGCATAAACAGATTGATGGAGTTTTCTGTAGGGTTATTTCTAGGAAGCTGGTTTCAGACCACAGACCAAAAGTTTACATTTCATATGGAAAAGTGTAAGAATTTACTACTTCACAATCATAACTGTCCGGGAAGTATCCATGAAAATTACCAAGAACCTTCCatcatttttgttaataatCTTAGTAGTGTTAGAGCAATATCTCAAGACAAGGAAATCAGGCACAAATCATAATGTCATGTTTATCTTCTTAGTAATTGTagcaattaatttatttaattccTTGTTCATTGTAGTAATAATTAGTCTTAAATGTCAATCATGTAGTCAACCGTACACTATACAATAGGAGAGCCAAAATCATGCCAAGTCGACTAATGTGAAGACATGATCTTGGCTCTCCTATTATATAGTGTACGGTTGACTACATGATTGACATTTAAGGCTAATTATTACAATGAACAAggaattaaataaattaattgctACAATTACTAAGAAGATAAACATGACATTATGATGATAATTTGTGCCTGATTTTCTTGTCTTGAGATATTGCTCTAACACTTAGTTTCTCGAGAATTAGAGTATGATAATTTAGAGTTTGGTAGCATATAAATAACattctaattaaaaattatttttgtttgtattttttgtgtgtgttaatCATATCCTTATTTCTTGAGAATTAGAGTCGGATAATTTAAAGTTCAATACCATTTAAGTAATATCAGGTtaagaattattttttctttaattcgAGTACTCGAGtttttcaaaagaaagaaaattcattaatcacttgaattTATAGAGTGGAGTACACTTGTCACCAATAGCACAATAAAGGGATAAACAATTGTAGTTGACTAGACCTTGCTAGCTAGTTTTCTTCTAAGACCAGCATTCCTTCTTGTtcattgttttcttcttcttgttcttccaTTTATTATAGTTAGTTCAACAAGTAGAAGCAAACTAGTCCATTCTTCTTCATTAGCGTGATACATCATCTTGATAATTAATTCTCTCACACAATTCATTTCCAATTCTTgttgaaacaaacaaacaatgcCTCTAGAGGTAAGTACATGGAAAAACATGTTACAGCAATTGTGGAAAAACATGTTTTGGTTTGATTCAGTCATCATTGATAGGCACCtaagttatttttcttggtCTTCTCTTGTctttcatattatatttatatttatgttttgaaaTCTTGGTTTTGCAATTGCTTGCAGTTGGATACTTTTTTAGCTTTGGTTATAGTTTTGGGTTTCTTTGCATTGATTCAAGCATTAATGGGAAGTAAGAATTCAAAAGAATCTCAAAGGAGACATGTAGTTTCACCATCATCAgcagcatcatcatcatcatatggGTCTGTtgattcttcatcttcttcatggGAAAATAACTTTGGATATCCACAATCAACATATCCATATCCACAACCACAACAAAATCCATATCAAAGACATAATCACCACCGCGCTACACAACACGATTATTCGCGGCCAAATAGGAAGTTAGATAGGAGATATTCAAGGATAGCTGATGATTATCATTCTCTTGATGAGGTAATTAAGATAGTAGAATTGTGTTTTGTGTGTGAAAGTATGagaatttttatgtttttgtttgtaaatATCATAGACTTTTTTGTGTTTGGTAAAGGAAAGGGGAAGGAGAAATTGACCTGAAAAAGGTAATGTGTGTGAATGGTattaaacacaaaaaagaaagggaaTCATTTTCCCCTTATCTATTCTAATCAGGTAAAAGGAGAATAGGCGATGCTGCTAAAGACACTAATGTCCCTCATTTTTATTGTTCTTCATGATCTTGCATCATCTACAATTCATTTTCTAATATTGTTACCAATAATAGAGAAAAGTTGCTTCATTAGCGAGTACACAATGACTCACATACCACGTTCGCGTATGTCGCAAGACATACATGCTGATGTGACAAGTGAGACACTGTTTATGTGTGCGTTGACTTGATCAAAATCAATGGGAGGACCAACCTTTTGCAAAAGAGGTTAAAGTTAGAGGGCCAAAACTGTTATTATGAAAGTCGGGGAACCAAAATTGCAAGTTGGTGAAACTTAGGAGGCCAAAAACGCAATTTAGCCTTTAATTTTCTACTAAGAATCTGTCAGaagtttttttctttgtcaAATCATGAAAAAGTTGTTCACAGGTTACTACTGCTCTTTCACATGCTGGCTTGGAATCTTCTAATCTCATTGTTGGGATTGATTTCACAAAGAGCAATGAATGGACAGGTTTTATCTCTTACTGATATCTTGATGATTGAATTTCTTATAGTGAGTTACGGACTTGCggtacataatatatataattcacTTTGAAAATCAGGGAAGAGGTCATTCAATCGAAAAAGTTTACATCACATCGGAAATGGTCAAAATCCTTACGAACAAGCAATCGCAATTATTGGGAAAACATTAAGCACTTTTGATGAGGATAACATGATTCCTTGTTTTGGATTTGGAGatggtaaaaaaacaaaaaatcttgaTGTTTTTTCACTTGTTTTTTGTTTCCATATAGCAAAACTTGATTCTGTTTCTTATCTTTTTCCCTTGTCAGCATCAACACATGATCAAGATGTCTTCAGTTTCCATCCAGATGAGAGGTGTTGCAATGGATTTGAGGAAGTTTTGTCAAAATATAGAGAGATTGTTCCATGCCTCCGACTCGCAGGTATTGCTTTCACCGATAATATAGATACCAATTTTATAATTAGGCCTAGCATGACTCATTGAATTTACGTCACAGGACCCACCTCATTTGCCCCTATTATTGAGATGGCCATGACTATTGTCGAGAAAAGTGGTGGCCAATATCATGTCTTGCTTATAATCGCTGATGGACAGGTAACTTTAATGCGCATTTCATTCCATCGAAAAGTACAATTTCTAGGTAGTTTAAATCTACACCGGTCGTAAGTTCCAAAGAGTTAGTAATTAGTATGCTAGTTTTGTGAATGACTCTCTTATTTCTTGTAGAAGAAATTACAATGTTATAGTTatatcatgattcatgaatcatgatatCGATTAATGTTTTTACTATGCAAATGATGATCTTAATAATGACAAATATCTACTACATTCAGCTTATAAACCATAATTAAACATGATGACAATTGCAAGATCTTGAAAATTTGATGCCGAAAGTTTGCCACAGGTGACAAGAAGTGTTGACACACAGCATGGCAAGCTAAGTTCACAGGAAAAGAAGACAATTGATGCAATTGTAAAAGCTAGGTATGTTCTTCTTTGGTTTCTCTCATCTAATAACTATTTTGGATTCTTATACTCGTTAAATTGCAGCGAGTATCCACTGTCGATAGTTTTGGTTGGAGTTGGAGATGGACCATGGGATATGATGAGGGAATTTGACGATAACATTCCAGCTCGAGCCTTTGACAATTTTCAGGTTTGGTGTAATTCACACGACCATATATTTATTGGTTTTCCATATTCAAATCTTACTATAGTATGCAGAAATGtgaatgtttttaattttggttGTGTGTAGTTTGTGAATTTTACGGAGATAATGTCAAAGAAAGTGGATTCGAACCGAAAAGAGACAGAGTTTGCTCTAGCAGCTTTGATGGAGATACCTTCTCAATATAAGGCAACCATAGATCACAGCCTATTGGGGTAAATGATTGAATAGTTATATAGGAAAATACACCTATTATACAAGTTTTACTCGGATAATTACTAATTTGCATCATGTCTTCGTCGATGAAATTAGGACACGGAGGGGATACTCACCAGATAGGGTTCCTTTACCTCCACCACAATATGATAGGTCTTCTTCTAGCAATGCCGCAACATCTTTTCGTTCAAACAGTTTTCAGCAAAGTACTCATACTCATGCGATCAACAGCAATGAAATGAACTCACAAAGTACTCCTCATACTTATGCGAGCAACGAGAATGGAATGAACTCGGAACCATCTTCAAGTGGTTTATATGACAATAAGGTATTAAAATTTAGGATCATTCTTTCCAACTTAAGACACCGATATTATGTGGTTAATGATAGTTTCTGTCACTTTTGATAATCATTCACATATGGTTAACTGCAGATTTGTCCAATTTGTCTTACTAATGGGAAGGATATGGCCTTCGGTTGCGGGCATCAGGTAACCAATTCAATTACGTGTTGTCGATTCTTCTTCATTATTGAATTGAATCTAAGGCTGTCTTAAAAGGATATAATATTAACTTTCCTTCGCATCTTTATTCTCTCGTATGGTACAGACTTGTTGCGAATGTGGAGAC
This portion of the Trifolium pratense cultivar HEN17-A07 linkage group LG3, ARS_RC_1.1, whole genome shotgun sequence genome encodes:
- the LOC123917035 gene encoding E3 ubiquitin-protein ligase RGLG5-like isoform X2, yielding MPLELDTFLALVIVLGFFALIQALMGSKNSKESQRRHVVSPSSAASSSSYGSVDSSSSSWENNFGYPQSTYPYPQPQQNPYQRHNHHRATQHDYSRPNRKLDRRYSRIADDYHSLDEVTTALSHAGLESSNLIVGIDFTKSNEWTGKRSFNRKSLHHIGNGQNPYEQAIAIIGKTLSTFDEDNMIPCFGFGDASTHDQDVFSFHPDERCCNGFEEVLSKYREIVPCLRLAGPTSFAPIIEMAMTIVEKSGGQYHVLLIIADGQVTRSVDTQHGKLSSQEKKTIDAIVKASEYPLSIVLVGVGDGPWDMMREFDDNIPARAFDNFQFVNFTEIMSKKVDSNRKETEFALAALMEIPSQYKATIDHSLLGTRRGYSPDRVPLPPPQYDRSSSSNAATSFRSNSFQQSTHTHAINSNEMNSQSTPHTYASNENGMNSEPSSSGLYDNKICPICLTNGKDMAFGCGHQTCCECGDSLEFCPICRSTIDTRIKLY
- the LOC123917035 gene encoding E3 ubiquitin-protein ligase RGLG5-like isoform X1 produces the protein MPLELDTFLALVIVLGFFALIQALMGSKNSKESQRRHVVSPSSAASSSSYGSVDSSSSSWENNFGYPQSTYPYPQPQQNPYQRHNHHRATQHDYSRPNRKLDRRYSRIADDYHSLDEVTTALSHAGLESSNLIVGIDFTKSNEWTGKRSFNRKSLHHIGNGQNPYEQAIAIIGKTLSTFDEDNMIPCFGFGDASTHDQDVFSFHPDERCCNGFEEVLSKYREIVPCLRLAGPTSFAPIIEMAMTIVEKSGGQYHVLLIIADGQVTRSVDTQHGKLSSQEKKTIDAIVKARYVLLWFLSSNNYFGFLYSLNCSEYPLSIVLVGVGDGPWDMMREFDDNIPARAFDNFQFVNFTEIMSKKVDSNRKETEFALAALMEIPSQYKATIDHSLLGTRRGYSPDRVPLPPPQYDRSSSSNAATSFRSNSFQQSTHTHAINSNEMNSQSTPHTYASNENGMNSEPSSSGLYDNKICPICLTNGKDMAFGCGHQTCCECGDSLEFCPICRSTIDTRIKLY